The Miscanthus floridulus cultivar M001 chromosome 7, ASM1932011v1, whole genome shotgun sequence genome includes a region encoding these proteins:
- the LOC136466345 gene encoding uncharacterized protein, protein MPYLNECDAMQDINETHHAMPDVNQTHNSTSDVNETQHVNTDAIEDADFLEAIMNRCADPSIFFMKRMEALKKAAEEPLYDESKGCTKEWSTLRAVLQFLTIKARYGWSDASFNDLLRVLGDLLPKENKVPANMYYAKKLVSPLTMGVEKIHACRNHCILYQGDQYKDLDSCPNCGASRYKTNKDYREEENAASVSSGRKRKKTQTKTQQDKRSKPTSNIEVDYYALRRIPALVIWYLPVVDHLRCLFANPDDAELMTWHASDERKDDGKLRHPADAKQWQEFDKKYPDFAEDPRNVRFALSTDGMNPFAERSSTHSTWPVIMTIYNLPSWLCQKRKYLLLTILISGPTQPGVDMDVFLEPLMQEMQILWEVGVKMIDAFRKETFTLRAIIIVTINDYPALLSLSGQFKGKVGCVECIDGTWHVSLPPSNKIVYMRHRRWLPAGHKYRLQKMNKYFDNMDESKSTAPSGYSKGHRVYKIVENVKFVFGKKTKDGKPRKVVKANEGDTFKKKSIFFKYLSYWKDLDVRHAIDGMHVQKNVFDSVVGTLLDIKSKTKEGLNSRLDMQHLKIKKELHPVLLENGKYHLPAASYNLNREEKHAMCVWLKNLKVPSGFCSNIRSLVSMKDLTLTNYNSHDCHVMLTTFLPIAIRAINPVFLKMAITRLCYFFNKISEKVIIGDELESLQKFAAETLSQLEMCFPPSFFDIMVHLIVHLVPQIEALGPMYFHEMWTYERSMSILNGYMSNRAHPEGSMIEAYTTEEAIESGGPLCNNLLKDQVSIGLPPLRHEGRLGGRGRMGRKSFIPPDYNIVLEVHYSILQQLIIMDPFTKQHMKELHEENPGCTNDWVHKEHKRRFTAWLKNLDMTDESETIKILASGPSSQVISWQSYDISGFTFSTSFRDTKRMA, encoded by the coding sequence ATGCCATATCTCAATGAATGTGATGCTATGCAAGATATCAATGAAACCCATCATGCTATGCCAGATGTCAATCAAACTCATAATTCTACGTCTGATGTTAATGAAACTCAGCATGTTAACACTGATGCCATTGAAGATGCAGATTTCTTAGAGGCAATAATGAACCGTTGTGCGGATCCATCAATATTCTTCATGAAGCGAATGGAAGCCTTGAAGAAGGCAGCAGAAGAGCCTTTGTACGACGAGTCGAAAGGTTGTACCAAAGAGTGGTCGACACTACGGGCTGTTCTTCAGTTTTTGACGATTAAGGCTAGATATGGTTGGTCCGATGCTAGTTTCAATGATTTATTGCGTGTACTTGGAGACCTTCTTCCTAAGGAGAACAAAGTGCCTGCTAACATGTACTATGCAAAGAAGCTAGTCAGTCCACTTACGATGGGTGTTGAGAAGATCCACGCATGTAGAAATCATTGTATTCTATATCAGGGTGATCAGTATAAAGACTTAGACAGTTGTCCAAACTGTGGTGCTAGTAGGTACAAGACGAATAAAGATTATCGAGAGGAAGAGAATGCAGCCTCTGTTTCTTCAGGGAGGAAGCGAAAGAAGACGCAAACAAAGACTCAACAAGACAAACGTTCAAAGCCCACTAGCAATATCGAAGTGGACTATTATGCGTTGAGAAGAATTCCTGCATTGGTGATATGGTATCTCCCTGTGGTTGATCATTTGAGGTGTTTGTTTGCAAACCCTGATGATGCGGAACTTATGACCTGGCATGCCTCTGATGAAAGGAAAGATGATGGAAAGTTACGACATCCAGCCGATGCAAAGCAATGGCAAGAATTCGATAAGAAATATCCAGACTTTGCCGAGGATCCACGAAATGTAAGGTTTGCTCTGAgtactgatggaatgaatccatTTGCCGAGAGGAGCAGCacgcacagcacatggccagtgatcatgACAATATACAACCTTCCTTCATGGTTGTGTCAAAAAAGAAAATATCTTTTGCTAACCATTCTTATTTCTGGACCTACACAACCTGGAGTTGAtatggatgtatttctagagcccTTAATGCAAGAGATGCAAATACTATGGGAAGTGGGTGTGAAAATGATCGATGCGTTCCGCAAAGAGACATTCACACTGAGAGCAATTATTATTGTCACAATTAATGATTATCCTGCTCTCTTGTCATTATCAGGCCAGTTCAAGGGAAAGGTTGGTTGTGTAGAGTGCATAGATGGAACATGGCACGTGTCTCTTCCTCCATCTAACAAGATAGTGTACATGAGGCATAGGAGGTGGCTACCGGCAGGCCATAAGTACCGCTTACAAAAGATGAATAAGTACTTTGACAATATGGATGAATCAAAATCTACTGCTCCATCAGGTTATAGTAAAGGGCACAGAGTGTATAAGATAGTTGAGAATGTCAAGTTTGTGTTTGGAAAAAAGACCAAAGATGGGAAACCAAGAAAGGTTGTGAAGGCAAATGAGGGGGACACATTCAAGAAGAAGTCTATTTTCTTTAAGTACTTATCGTACTGGAAAGACTTAGACGTACGACATGCGATCGATGGTATGCATGTTCAGAAGAATGTGTTTGACAGCGTAGTTGGAACTTTGCTAGACATAAAGAGCAAGACAAAGGAAGGTCTCAATTCACGTTTGGACATGCAACATTTAAAGATCAAAAAAGAACTTCACCCTGTACTCCTAGAGAATGGGAAGTACCATCTACCGGCAGCAAGCTATAACCTGAACAGAGAGGAGAAACATGCAATGTGTGTGTGGTTGAAGAATTTAAAAGTTCCATCTGGTTTCTGCTCCAACATAAGGAGTCTTGTTTCGATGAAAGACCTTACACTCACCAACTACAACTCACATGATTGTCATGTAATGCTGACCACTTTTCTTCCTATTGCCATCAGGGCTATAAATCCAGTGTTCTTAAAGATGGCAATCACACGGTTGTGCTACTTCTTCAATAAGATATCTGAGAAGGTAATTATCGGTGATGAGTTAGAGTCCCTACAGAAATTTGCTGCAGAGACATTGAGCCAGTTGGAGATGTGCTTTCCCCCATCGTTCTTTGATATCATGGTACACCTTATTGTTCATTTGGTGCCTCAAATTGAGGCATTGGGCCCCATGTATTTCCATGAAATGTGGACGTATGAGCGTTCCATGTCAATATTGAATGGCTATATGTCAAATCGTGCTCATCCGGAGGGTTCCATGATAGAGGCATACACTACAGAAGAGGCCATTGAGTCTGGAGGACCATTATGTAATAATCTCCTAAAAGACCAGGTATCAATTGGTTTGCCTCCGTTGCGACATGAGGGAAGGCTTGGTGGACGAGGGAGGATGGGACGGAAATCATTCATCCCGCCAGATTACAACATAGTCCTAGAGGTACATTACAGCATACTACAACAACTCATAATAATGGACCCATTCACCAAGCAGCACATGAAAGAGCTTCATGAGGAGAATCCAGGATGCACAAATGATTGGGTACACAAGGAACACAAGCGTCGGTTCACCGCATGGCTAAAGAATTTGGACATGACAGATGAATCAGAAACCATCAAGATTTTAGCATCTGGACCATCAAGCCAGGTCATATCATGGCAGAGCTATGACATTAGTGGCTTCACATTTTCCACCAGTTTTAGGGACACCAAGCGCATGGCATAG
- the LOC136466346 gene encoding uncharacterized protein, with the protein MAQDVTNKIADAVEQLMDLDVEKVMLSTLPPIGCTPWLSRSSDYSTCGSQTVFKDEFNLDWQPCSSASPPVPVLSNRRSSSIIKLDPYCCEIYDQSGHCGQMEDGDAMYVLCPTPDKKYYYLGRHQPDACRLEGRRE; encoded by the exons ATGGCCCAAGACGTGACAAACAAGATCGCAGACGCCGTGGAGCAGCTGATGGACTTGGATGTGGAGAAGGTGATGTTGAGCACGCTGCCCCCTATCGGCTGCACGCCGTGGCTGTCGAGGTCCAGCGACTACAGCACTTGCGGCAGCCAGACGGTGTTTAAAGATGAATTCAACCTCGATTGGCAACCATGTTCAAGCGCCTCACCTCCGGTTCCG GTTCTTTCCAATCGAAGAAGTTCAAGCATAATTAAGCTGGATCCATATTGCTGCGAGATCTACGACCAGAGTGGACACTGTGGCCAGATGGAGGACGGCGACGCCATGTACGTCTTGTGCCCCACACCGGATAAGAAATACTACTACTTGGGGCGACATCAACCCGACGCATGCCGGCTGGAAGGCCGTCGTGAATGA
- the LOC136464908 gene encoding LOW QUALITY PROTEIN: peroxidase 64-like (The sequence of the model RefSeq protein was modified relative to this genomic sequence to represent the inferred CDS: deleted 1 base in 1 codon): MAAPLAASAEAALLLLVLSVLAAVALRCGDALSLDLYDESCPEAEAAVTVAVRQAMANDRTVAAGLLRMHFHDCFVRGCDGSVLLDSTANVTAEKDGPPNVSLHAFYVIDNAKRALEALCPGVVSCADILALAARDAVALSGGPWWVVAVGGGTGRLSLANETTALPGPTASFDQLKQAFHGRGLSTKDLVALSGAHTLGFAHCSSFQNRIRVPAFQGAADPSLSPSFAAALRRACPANNTVRAAGSGLDATSAAFDNTYYRMLQAGRGLLSSDEALLTHPKTRAFVALYAASQEAFFRAFAKSMLRMAALNGGDEVRANCRRVNSS; this comes from the exons ATGGCGGCGCCACTTGCTGCATCAGCAGAGGCGGCTCTTCTTCTCCTAGTATTATCGGTTCTCGCTGCGGTGGCGCTGAGATGCGGCGATGCGCTGAGCCTGGATTTGTACGACGAGAGCTgcccggaggcggaggcggcggtgaCGGTGGCCGTGCGGCAGGCCATGGCCAACGACCGCACCGTGGCGGCCGGGCTCCTCCGAATGCAtttccacgactgcttcgtcagG GGCTGCGACGGCTCCGTTCTGCTGGACTCGACGGCCAACGTGACGGCGGAGAAGGACGGCCCGCCCAACGTGTCGCTGCACGCCTTCTACGTCATCGACAACGCCAAGCGAGCCTTGGAGGCCCTCTGCCCCGGCGTCGTCTCCTGCGCCGACATCCTCGCGCTCGCCGCAAGGGACGCCGTCGCGCTG TCCGGTGGTCCGTGGTGGGTGGTGGCCGTGGGCGGCGGGACGGGGCGCTTGTCCCTGGCCAACGAGACGACGGCG CTGCCGGGGCCGACGGCCAGCTTCGATCAGCTGAAGCAGGCGTTCCACGGCCGCGGGCTGTCCACCAAGGACCTGGTGGCGCTGTCGGGCGCCCACACCCTGGGCTTCGCGCACTGTTCCTCCTTCCAGAACCGCATCCGGGTCCCCGCCTTCCAGGGCGCCGCCGACCCTTCCCTGAGCCCCTCCTTCGCCGCCGCCCTCCGCCGTGCGTGCCCCGCCAACAACACCGTCCGGGCCGCCGGGTCCGGCCTGGACGCCACCTCCGCCGCCTTCGACAACACCTACTACCGGATGCTGCAGGCCGGCCGGGGCCTGCTCTCCTCCGACGAGGCGCTGCTCACGCACCCCAAGACGCGCGCCTTCGTCGCGCTCTACGCCGCGTCGCAGGAGGCCTTCTTCAGGGCCTTTGCAAAGTCCATGCTGCGGATGGCCGCGCTCAACGGAGGCGACGAGGTGCGAGCCAACTGCAGGCGCGTCAACTCATCATGA